Proteins from a genomic interval of Pseudomonas paeninsulae:
- a CDS encoding methyl-accepting chemotaxis protein codes for MSSSRQVRESTTLTSNEADQSANRLQQQLLELDQLATAMQEMASTAEEVARNAQAAAQAAIAADQETENGVAVVSQSTAAIKRLADEMDDTSQSINELAKLSHSIESILSVITSIADQTNLLALNAAIEAARAGESGRGFAVVADEVRSLASRTQQSTQEIRQMIDQLQTGVKQAETRMQQSRDTASKTADEASAANDMLGRIREAITRINDMNLQIATAAEEQSATTEEINRNTTNIRDISHEVASGAEQQVQQCAVMVDQVSHQDRLLSRFKV; via the coding sequence ATGAGCAGTTCTCGTCAGGTCAGAGAAAGCACTACGCTGACCTCTAACGAAGCCGACCAATCGGCTAATCGCCTGCAACAACAGCTGTTGGAACTGGACCAGCTGGCCACTGCCATGCAGGAAATGGCTTCCACCGCCGAAGAAGTTGCACGCAATGCCCAGGCCGCCGCTCAAGCGGCCATCGCCGCCGACCAGGAAACCGAGAACGGCGTCGCCGTGGTTTCGCAGTCCACCGCCGCGATCAAGCGCCTGGCCGATGAGATGGACGACACCAGCCAGTCGATCAACGAGCTGGCCAAGCTCAGCCACAGTATCGAGTCGATCCTGTCGGTAATCACCAGCATCGCCGACCAGACCAACCTGCTCGCACTCAATGCCGCGATCGAGGCGGCTCGCGCAGGCGAGTCGGGTCGAGGTTTCGCTGTTGTGGCCGATGAAGTGCGCTCGCTAGCCTCGCGCACTCAGCAGTCGACCCAGGAAATCCGCCAGATGATCGATCAGCTGCAGACCGGGGTGAAACAAGCCGAGACGCGCATGCAGCAGAGCCGCGACACTGCCAGCAAAACGGCTGACGAGGCCAGTGCGGCCAATGACATGCTAGGGCGTATTCGCGAGGCGATCACCCGCATCAACGACATGAATCTGCAGATTGCCACCGCCGCAGAAGAACAGAGCGCCACCACCGAAGAGATCAATCGCAACACCACCAACATCCGCGACATCAGCCATGAAGTCGCCAGCGGGGCCGAGCAGCAGGTGCAACAATGCGCCGTGATGGTCGACCAAGTGAGTCATCAGGACCGCCTGCTGAGCCGCTTCAAGGTGTGA
- a CDS encoding 1-acylglycerol-3-phosphate O-acyltransferase, giving the protein MLFLLRMLAMVMHFILAGILGLLLGLSRPFNPDNSRLCARLYSLPALWLLRLKLKTDVKTLLEHNSPCVIVANHQSNYDLYVLGRVVPPRTVSIGKKSLKWVPFFGQLYWLAGNVLLDRSNALKAKRAMLTTTDTLKHKNTSIWVFPEGTRNLGEDLLPFKKGAFQMALAAGVPIIPVCASSYAKRMRLNRWNSGNIMIRSLPEIPTAGLKLDDLPQLMLDCRAQMQQCINAMDEELARGA; this is encoded by the coding sequence ATGCTTTTTCTTCTGCGCATGCTGGCGATGGTCATGCACTTTATCCTCGCGGGTATCCTCGGCCTACTCCTCGGCCTGAGCCGTCCGTTCAACCCCGATAACAGCCGCCTGTGCGCCCGCCTCTATTCATTGCCGGCACTGTGGTTGTTACGCCTGAAACTGAAGACCGACGTCAAAACGCTGCTGGAGCACAATAGCCCCTGTGTCATCGTCGCCAACCATCAATCCAATTACGATCTTTATGTACTTGGCCGCGTGGTACCACCGCGCACCGTCAGCATCGGCAAGAAAAGCCTGAAATGGGTACCCTTTTTCGGTCAGCTCTACTGGTTGGCCGGCAACGTGTTGCTCGACCGCAGCAATGCGCTCAAGGCCAAACGTGCCATGCTCACCACCACCGACACCCTTAAGCATAAGAACACCTCGATCTGGGTGTTCCCCGAAGGTACCCGCAACCTCGGCGAGGATCTTTTGCCCTTCAAGAAGGGCGCCTTTCAGATGGCGCTTGCCGCAGGTGTACCGATCATCCCAGTGTGCGCCAGCAGTTACGCCAAGCGCATGCGTTTGAACCGCTGGAACAGCGGCAACATCATGATTCGTTCATTACCGGAGATTCCCACCGCCGGCCTGAAACTGGACGACTTGCCCCAACTGATGCTCGATTGCCGCGCGCAGATGCAACAGTGCATCAACGCCATGGATGAGGAGCTGGCGCGAGGCGCCTGA
- a CDS encoding amidotransferase — protein MPLQICILETDILRPELVGQYQGYGRMFERLFASQPLAAEFAVYNVMEGSYPPDSEHYDAYLVTGSKADSFGSDPWIETLKTYLLERYARGDKLLGICFGHQLLALLLGGKAGRAEQGWGVGTHRYRLAHQPAWMTPVLEELTLLISHQDQVTKLPENATLLASSDFCPIAAYCIADQVLCFQGHPEFIHDYSKELLEIRQQHIGEEAYLKGVDSLQHEHQGHTVAEWMMRFVAHGKQGLDL, from the coding sequence ATGCCGTTGCAGATTTGCATTCTGGAAACTGACATTCTTCGCCCCGAACTGGTCGGCCAGTATCAGGGTTATGGCCGGATGTTCGAGCGGCTGTTCGCTAGCCAGCCGCTCGCCGCCGAGTTCGCCGTATACAACGTGATGGAAGGCAGCTACCCGCCTGACAGCGAACACTACGACGCCTATCTGGTTACCGGCAGCAAGGCCGATTCGTTCGGCAGCGATCCCTGGATCGAAACCCTCAAGACCTATTTACTCGAGCGTTATGCCCGTGGCGACAAGCTGCTCGGCATCTGCTTCGGTCACCAATTGCTGGCGTTGCTGCTCGGCGGCAAGGCAGGGCGCGCCGAGCAGGGCTGGGGCGTGGGCACTCATCGCTACCGCCTGGCCCACCAGCCAGCTTGGATGACCCCGGTGCTGGAGGAACTGACCCTGCTGATCAGCCACCAGGACCAGGTCACCAAGCTGCCGGAAAATGCCACCCTGCTGGCCTCAAGCGACTTCTGCCCGATCGCCGCCTACTGCATCGCCGACCAGGTGCTGTGCTTCCAGGGCCACCCGGAGTTCATCCACGACTACTCCAAGGAGCTGCTGGAGATTCGCCAGCAGCACATTGGCGAAGAGGCTTATCTGAAAGGTGTGGACAGCCTGCAGCATGAGCACCAGGGCCATACGGTGGCCGAGTGGATGATGCGTTTCGTCGCCCACGGCAAGCAGGGCCTGGACCTTTAG
- the ptrC gene encoding type III secretion system co-regulatory protein PtrC, translating into MSSSQLVSEQNVYAITYASVDQSGIHFESERVIHLSDGTLTTLKMPTQLSERQAIQRLVCGRQEC; encoded by the coding sequence ATGAGTAGCAGCCAATTGGTCTCGGAGCAGAACGTTTACGCCATCACCTATGCCAGCGTCGATCAAAGCGGCATCCACTTCGAAAGCGAACGGGTCATCCATTTGAGCGACGGCACCCTGACCACCCTGAAGATGCCGACCCAGTTAAGCGAGCGCCAGGCCATTCAGCGGCTGGTATGCGGCCGCCAGGAATGCTGA